Below is a genomic region from Caldilineales bacterium.
CCCTGGCGTCGCCCAACGCATGGCCGACCTCCTGCCCGACGCCCGTCTCATCTATCTGGTGCGCGACCCCATCCAGCGGGTCGTCTCGCACTACCTCCACCGCCATTCGCTTGGGTTGGAGCATCGTCCACTGGCCGAGGCGCTGGCCGACCCCGGCCCAGACAACCCCCTGGTCACGCGCAGCCGCTATCACTGGCAGTTACAGCAATTCCTGCCCTTCTATCCCCTGGAACGAATCCTCATCATTGCAGCCGAAGACCTATACTACCACCGGCTTGAAACCCTGCGACGCATCTTCGCCTTCCTCGGCGTCGATCCTGATTTCAGCAGCAGCGGCTTCGCACGGGTCAAATATCGCAGCCAGGAACTGCGGCGCCTCGGCCCCTGGGGGCTAAAGCTACGGAAGTATTCCTACGAACACATGAATCGCACCGCGCCGGCGCTGCAGCGATTTCTCACCTACTGGGCCTGCTATCCTCTATCGGCGCGCATAGAACGGCCCGCCTTGTCGGAAGGCCAACGTCACGCCCTTAGCGCCTGGCTCTGGCCTGATGTCCAACAACTGCGGGCGCTCACCGGGCAAGCCTTTGCGCAATGGTCGCTCTGAACCAGACATGACGGCGCCCCTGTTCTCAGTCATCATCCCCACCTACAACCGGCCCCAACCGCTGGCCGCCTGCCTGAACGCGCTTGCTGATTCGACTCTGCCGGCTTCTGCCTACGAAGTCATTGTCGTGGATGATGGCGGCGCCAACGACCTGGCGCCTATCGTGGCCGGCGCCTCCAGACGCCTGGCGATCACGCTCCTCAGCCGGGCGCACGGTGGGCCGGCCGCAGCCCGGAACACGGGCGCAGCCGCGGCGAAGGGCCGTTTCCTGGCCTTCACCGATGACGACTGCCGGCCTGCCAACGACTGGCTGGAGCATCTGGCGGCGCGTTTTGGCCGCCAGGCCGAGGCCGCCGTGGGTGGGGCCACGCTCAACGCCTTGCCCGACAACCCCTTCGCCGCCGCCAGCCAGACGCTCACCCACTATCTGTACGAATACTATCTGGGGGGGCGGCGTGAGGGCGGCTTTTTTACCACCAACAACCTGGCCGTGCCCAGGGCCGGCTTTCTGTCCCTGGGCGGCTTCGATACCAGGTTCGCAACCCCGGCAGCTGAGGATCGCGAGTTCTGCAATCGCTGGCGCAACCAGGGTCTTGAGCTCGTCTATGCCCCAGAAGTGATCGTTCATCATGCCGCCAACCTCACCCTACCGGCCTTCATGCGCCAGCACTTTGCCTATGGCCGTGGCGCCCATCACTTCCACCAGGCCCGCGCCGCCCACGGCCAAAAGCCCCTCATGCTGGAGCCACTGGCGTTCTATCGCGACCTGCTCAGCTATCCCTTTCGGCGCCATCCGCCCAGCAAGGCCCCTCTCCTCTCGGCCCTGCTGGTCTTGGCGCAAGGGGTCTATGGCCTGGGCTATTTTGCCGAGAAGCTGATTCTGACCAGACGACCGGGCCGCAGCGACAACGCCCATCGTCTGGAACCGGTCTGCTGATCGCCTCCCCGCCGCCAGGGACAAAACCTGGATGACCGCTTCCACCCTCGCACCGTCCCTTCGACCCACCCGCCTCCAGATCGGGTTATGGGCGGTTCTGGTTGTGGCCATGCTGATCATCGTCGCCGCCGATTTTGGCGCCTCGGTCGCCATCAGCATGGACGGCAGCCATTACATCGTCCTGGCCGAGTCATTGAGCAACGGCCCGGCCTACGGTCTGATCAGCCGGGCGCCGACCCCGCCCGACGCCAACCATTCCCCGTCGCCGTTTCCCTGGGGCTACCCTCTGCTGTTATCGCCGTTGGTCGCGGCCTTACCCGGCCGTCTGGACCTCCTGGGCCTGCCCTCGCTCGTGGCCACGCTGGTCAATATATGTCTGATCTTCTGGGGCTGGCGGTGGCTCGGACGCGGGTCCACCTGGTGGGGACTGGCCGTGGCCGGGCTTTATGGCCTCTCCCCGCTCACCATCGATCTTGCTAACCGCGTCTTCTCCGAGGCCGTTTTCACCACCTTCCTGCTGGCCGGCATCATCGCCATCGAAGGGGGCGTCCGCCGCCTGCCCGGTCGGCTTCCGGTCTGGTGGCAAGCGCTCACCGCCGCCCTGCTGGTGATGATGGTGTTCACGCGCACGGCCGGGTGGGCGATGCTGGCCGGTTTGTTTGGCTACGTGCTGATCCGACGCCGGCGCGGCGGCCTGCGCCCCCTGGCCATTCTC
It encodes:
- a CDS encoding glycosyltransferase, which produces MTAPLFSVIIPTYNRPQPLAACLNALADSTLPASAYEVIVVDDGGANDLAPIVAGASRRLAITLLSRAHGGPAAARNTGAAAAKGRFLAFTDDDCRPANDWLEHLAARFGRQAEAAVGGATLNALPDNPFAAASQTLTHYLYEYYLGGRREGGFFTTNNLAVPRAGFLSLGGFDTRFATPAAEDREFCNRWRNQGLELVYAPEVIVHHAANLTLPAFMRQHFAYGRGAHHFHQARAAHGQKPLMLEPLAFYRDLLSYPFRRHPPSKAPLLSALLVLAQGVYGLGYFAEKLILTRRPGRSDNAHRLEPVC
- a CDS encoding sulfotransferase domain-containing protein translates to MPLPSDQATMSNGRLLPNLIVIGAQKCGTTSLHYYLSLHPQISMAGAKELNFFIADRNWPRGVAWYQSHFTRPAPVRGESSPGYSNYPWHPGVAQRMADLLPDARLIYLVRDPIQRVVSHYLHRHSLGLEHRPLAEALADPGPDNPLVTRSRYHWQLQQFLPFYPLERILIIAAEDLYYHRLETLRRIFAFLGVDPDFSSSGFARVKYRSQELRRLGPWGLKLRKYSYEHMNRTAPALQRFLTYWACYPLSARIERPALSEGQRHALSAWLWPDVQQLRALTGQAFAQWSL